A stretch of Prunus dulcis chromosome 6, ALMONDv2, whole genome shotgun sequence DNA encodes these proteins:
- the LOC117631374 gene encoding malonyl CoA-acyl carrier protein transacylase, with product MHTFLRLNLHHPLILLTSLPTMTASLALSSISLNSSSVSGLRNGKGAPLGIRSLGRSRVSMTASVGSQTLQSDALFADYNSNFAFLFPGQGAQAVGMGREAQSVPAAAELYRKANDILGFDLLDVCINGPKEKLDSTVISQPAIYVTSLAAVELLRASDGGQQIIDSVDVTCGLSLGEYTALAFAGSFSFEDGLNLVKLRGEAMQEAADAAKSAMVSVIGLDSDKVQQLCDAANQDVDDANKVQIANYLCTGNYAVSGGVKGVEAVEAKAKSFKARMTVRLAVAGAFHTSFMEPAVSRLEAKLAATQIRTPRIPVISNVDAQPHSDPETIKKILARQVTSPVQWETTVKTLLSKGLKKSYELGPGKVIAGIVKRMERSAEIENIAA from the exons ATGCACACCTTCCTCAGGCTTAACCTTCACCACCCTCTTATCCTGCTCACCTCCCTCCCCACCATGACCGCCTCTCTCGCCCTCTCCTCCATTTCTCTCAACTCCTCCTCCGTTTCGGGGCTCCGAAATGGAAAAGGAGCCCCGCTCGGTATCCGGAGCCTCGGGCGATCTAGGGTTTCCATGACCGCCTCCGTTGGATCGCAGACTCTGCAAAGCGATGCCTTGTTCGCTGATTACAATTCCAACTTCGCTTTCCTCTTCCCTGGTCAA GGTGCGCAAGCAGTTGGAATGGGAAGGGAAGCTCAAAGTGTGCCTGCTGCTGCGGAGTTATACAGGAAAGCAAACGATATTTTAGG GTTTGATCTTTTGGATGTTTGTATCAATGGGCCAAAAGAGAAGCTAGATTCAACTGTTATAAGCCAG CCAGCTATTTATGTCACAAGTCTAGCTGCTGTTGAGTTACTTCGTGCAAGTGATGGAGGCCAGCAGATCATTGATTCTGTTGATGTCACATGTGGCCTAAGTTTGGGAGAATATACTGCTCTAGCATTTGCTGGGTCATTCAG CTTTGAGGATGGGCTCAACCTGGTCAAACTGAGGGGAGAAGCCATGCAG GAAGCTGCCGATGCTGCCAAAAGTGCCATGGTCAGTGTCATAGGGTTGGACTCAGACAAGGTTCAACAGTTGTGTGATGCAGCCAATCAAGATGTCGATGATGCTAACAAAGTTCAGATTGCAAATTATCTATGTACT GGCAATTATGCTGTATCTGGTGGTGTGAAAGGAGTGGAAGCAGTAGAGGCCAAAGCAAAGTCATTCAAGGCCCGAATGACG GTTCGACTAGCTGTTGCTGGCGCTTTCCACACTAGTTTTATGGAACCTGCTGTATCAAGATTGGAAGCTAAATTGGCAGCAACGCAGATCAGAACACCAAGAATACCAGTTATCTCCAATGTTGACGCACAACCACACTCAGATCCCGAGacaattaagaaaatattggCTCGTCAG GTGACTTCCCCTGTTCAATGGGAAACGACTGTCAAGACTCTCCTTAGCAAGGGGCTGAAGAAGAGCTACGAATTGGGACCTGGAAAG GTTATAGCTGGCATTGTGAAGAGAATGGAGAGAAGTGCAGAGATTGAGAACATTGCCGCGTGA
- the LOC117631375 gene encoding uncharacterized protein LOC117631375: MNATAPADPDFIEVTDYLNGSDSDTNIDEDEVAGEYYQPVTAVDSEDEDQSRNDTVSIHPQQQLVLSNGVTMNQVQGGISSLRLNDNVEGTNNHNMSMSSEDEEDEEEEEASDSAIMRAFREDENRRNAPLPPENATRVREAMRGISFAGTPPPWADRVPEGNLIDRIHQLRRPV, translated from the exons ATGAACGCTACCGCTCCAGCTGATCCTGATTTCATCGAAG TTACGGACTACCTCAACGGAAGCGATTCGGACACAAACATCGATGAGGACGAAGTGGCCGGCGAGTACTACCAGCCAGTCACCGCTGTCGATTCCGAAGATGAAGATCAGAGCAGAAACGATACCGTCTCGATCCACCCGCAGCAGCAGCTGGTGCTCTCCAACGGCGTGACTATGAATCAGGTACAGGGAGGGATTTCGTCTCTCCGCCTAAACGACAACGTCGAGGGTACTAATAATCATAACATGAGCATGAGCAGcgaagacgaagaagacgaagaggaggaggaggcttCTGATTCGGCGATAATGAGGGCGTTCAGAGAAGACGAGAATCGCAGAAATGCGCCGTTGCCGCCGGAGAACGCGACGAGGGTTAGGGAGGCGATGCGGGGAATTTCCTTTGCCGGAACTCCTCCCCCTTGGGCTGATCGGGTCCCCGAGGGCAACTTGATAGACCGCATTCACCAACTCCGGCGCCCggtttga
- the LOC117631887 gene encoding probable protein phosphatase 2C 26 isoform X2: protein MTVPTFRASVPKSHPLLIHSLSSALPLTDEASKKKRLLSCCSSSELNPVRPELSFCVGTHLIPHPNKVEKGGEDAFFVSSYNGGIIAVADGVSGWAEQDVDPSLFPKELMAHVSCLVGDEEVNNNPQILIGKAHAATSSTGSATVIVAMLERNGILKIANVGDCGLKVIREGKINFSTSPQEHYFDCPYQLSSEAVSQTYLDAMVSSIELMEGDTIVTGSDGLFDNVFDHEIVSTLARYRNVAEAAKALANLASNHSLDSNFDSPYSMEARSRGFEAPLWKKILGMKLTGGKPDDITVIVGQVVSL, encoded by the exons ATGACAGTTCCCACATTCAGGGCCTCAGTTCCTAAGTCTCATCCATTGCTCATTCATTCCCTTTCCTCTGCTCTACCACTCACAGATGAAGcttcaaagaagaagaggttgCTCTCTTGTTGTTCTTCATCAGAACTCAATCCAGTTCG GCCAGAGCTGTCTTTCTGTGTTGGCACTCATCTTATTCCACACCCCAACAAG GTTGAAAAAGGTGGGGAAGATGCTTTCTTTGTGAGCAGCTACAATGGGGGAATTATTGCTGTTGCTGATGGTGTCTCTGG TTGGGCTGAGCAGGATGTGGATCCTTCATTGTTCCCTAAAGAATTGATGGCCCATGTTTCATGTCTTGTGGGAGACGAGGAG GTGAACAACAATCCTCAGATTCTGATAGGAAAAGCTCATGCTGCTACCTCTTCTACAGGTTCTGCTACGGT AATTGTTGCCATGCTGGAGAGGAATGGGATTCTGAAAATTGCCAATGTCGGGGATTGTGGACTGAAGGTTATTCGTGAAG gtaaaattaatttttccaCATCTCCACAAGAACACTATTTTGATTGTCCATACCAACTTAGTTCGGAGGCTGTTAGCCAAACATACCTTGATGCGATG GTCAGCAGTATTGAGTTGATGGAAGGAGACACCATAGTAACGGGCTCAGATGGACTTTTTGATAATGTTTTCGACCATGAAATTGTTTCTACATTGGCCAGATACAGAAATGTTGCCGAGGCTG CAAAGGCATTAGCTAATTTAGCAAGCAATCATTCATTGGATTCAAACTTTGATTCTCCCTACTCCATGGAGGCTAGATCAAGG GGTTTTGAGGCTCCTTTATGGAAGAAAATTCTTGGAATGAAGCTAACAG GTGGAAAGCCCGATGATATCACTGTGATTGTTGGTCAGGTTGTAAGCTTATGA
- the LOC117631887 gene encoding probable protein phosphatase 2C 26 isoform X1, which produces MTVPTFRASVPKSHPLLIHSLSSALPLTDEASKKKRLLSCCSSSELNPVRPELSFCVGTHLIPHPNKVEKGGEDAFFVSSYNGGIIAVADGVSGWAEQDVDPSLFPKELMAHVSCLVGDEEQVNNNPQILIGKAHAATSSTGSATVIVAMLERNGILKIANVGDCGLKVIREGKINFSTSPQEHYFDCPYQLSSEAVSQTYLDAMVSSIELMEGDTIVTGSDGLFDNVFDHEIVSTLARYRNVAEAAKALANLASNHSLDSNFDSPYSMEARSRGFEAPLWKKILGMKLTGGKPDDITVIVGQVVSL; this is translated from the exons ATGACAGTTCCCACATTCAGGGCCTCAGTTCCTAAGTCTCATCCATTGCTCATTCATTCCCTTTCCTCTGCTCTACCACTCACAGATGAAGcttcaaagaagaagaggttgCTCTCTTGTTGTTCTTCATCAGAACTCAATCCAGTTCG GCCAGAGCTGTCTTTCTGTGTTGGCACTCATCTTATTCCACACCCCAACAAG GTTGAAAAAGGTGGGGAAGATGCTTTCTTTGTGAGCAGCTACAATGGGGGAATTATTGCTGTTGCTGATGGTGTCTCTGG TTGGGCTGAGCAGGATGTGGATCCTTCATTGTTCCCTAAAGAATTGATGGCCCATGTTTCATGTCTTGTGGGAGACGAGGAG CAGGTGAACAACAATCCTCAGATTCTGATAGGAAAAGCTCATGCTGCTACCTCTTCTACAGGTTCTGCTACGGT AATTGTTGCCATGCTGGAGAGGAATGGGATTCTGAAAATTGCCAATGTCGGGGATTGTGGACTGAAGGTTATTCGTGAAG gtaaaattaatttttccaCATCTCCACAAGAACACTATTTTGATTGTCCATACCAACTTAGTTCGGAGGCTGTTAGCCAAACATACCTTGATGCGATG GTCAGCAGTATTGAGTTGATGGAAGGAGACACCATAGTAACGGGCTCAGATGGACTTTTTGATAATGTTTTCGACCATGAAATTGTTTCTACATTGGCCAGATACAGAAATGTTGCCGAGGCTG CAAAGGCATTAGCTAATTTAGCAAGCAATCATTCATTGGATTCAAACTTTGATTCTCCCTACTCCATGGAGGCTAGATCAAGG GGTTTTGAGGCTCCTTTATGGAAGAAAATTCTTGGAATGAAGCTAACAG GTGGAAAGCCCGATGATATCACTGTGATTGTTGGTCAGGTTGTAAGCTTATGA
- the LOC117629552 gene encoding mitoferrin: MATDATPKFKNPDFRPISQPQDYRQDATISAHDGLHFWQFMIAGSIAGMVEHMAMFPVDTIKTHMQALGSCPIKSVGVRQALGSILKSEGPAGLYRGIGAMGLGAGPAHAVYFSVYEMSKKFFSGGNPNNPGAHAISGVFATVASDAVFTPMDMVKQRLQLGNNLHSPYNGVWDCVRKVFREDGVRAFYASYRTTVLMNAPFTAVHFATYEAVKRGLMEISPEHANDERLIVHATAGAAAGGLASMVTTPLDVVKTQLQCQGICGCDRFKSGSIRDVFRTIVRKDGYKGLVRGWAPRMLFHAPAAAICWSTYEASKTFFQELNGSSSNSGTIT; encoded by the exons ATGGCCACCGACGCCACGCCCAAGTTCAAAAACCCAGATTTTCGCCCGATTTCTCAGCCCCAAGACTACCGGCAGGACGCTACCATTTCGGCCCACGACGGCCTCCACTTCTGGCAGTTCATGATCGCCGGCTCCATCGCCGGCATGGTCGAACACATGGCCATGTTCCCAGTGGACACCATAAAAACCCATATGCAAGCTCTCGGGTCCTGCCCGATTAAGTCGGTCGGAGTCCGGCAGGCCCTCGGATCCATTTTAAAGTCCGAGGGGCCCGCCGGACTCTACCGTGGCATTGGAGCCATGGGGCTCGGAGCCGGCCCGGCACACGCCGTCTACTTCTCCGTCTATGAGATGAGCAAGAAGTTTTTTTCGGGCGGGAACCCGAACAACCCGGGTGCCCATGCGATTTCGGGCGTTTTTGCTACGGTGGCGAGCGACGCCGTTTTTACCCCAATGGACATGGTGAAGCAGAGGCTGCAGTTGGGGAACAATCTTCACAGTCCGTACAATGGAGTGTGGGATTGTGTGCGGAAGGTGTTCAGGGAAGATGGGGTGAGGGCGTTTTATGCGTCGTACAGGACGACGGTGCTGATGAATGCCCCGTTTACGGCGGTGCATTTTGCGACGTATGAGGCGGTGAAGAGGGGCTTGATGGAGATTTCACCCGAGCATGCGAACGACGAGCGTTTGATTGTTCATGCTACTGCTGGTGCTGCAGCTGGTGGCTTGGCCTCTATGGTCACTACGCCGCTGGATGTGGTCAAAACTCAATTGCAGTGTCAG GGAATTTGCGGTTGTGACAGATTTAAAAGTGGTTCGATTAGAGACGTTTTTCGGACAATAGTGAGAAAGGATGGATACAAAGGTCTTGTGAGGGGATGGGCTCCAAGAATGCTCTTCCATGCCCCAGCTGCTGCTATCTGCTGGTCCACATATGAAGCCTCAAAAACCTTCTTCCAAGAACTCAATGGTAGTAGTAGTAATAGTGGCACTATAACCTGA
- the LOC117629740 gene encoding probable polyol transporter 4 yields the protein MDSLSDMGLSFSVQFPPFWVSVLCSSSVSSALIGEPQNLLAKDEDLYSADLHRVNSKAFLGGETSDMIGRKWTMALAAVVFQAGAGVMVFAPSFEILMIGRLLAGIGIGFGVMIAPVYIAEISPTIAKGSLTSFPEIFINLGILLGYVSNYAFSGLPAHINWRIMLGVGILPSVFIGFALFIIPESPRWLKEASSCISELLW from the coding sequence ATGGACTCTCTTTCTGATATGGGTCTCTCGTTCTCGGTGCAATTTCCTCCGTTTTGGGTCTCTGTGCTCTGttcttcctctgtttcttcAGCTCTTATTGGTGAGCCCCAAAATCTACTGGCCAAAGATGAAGACCTGTACAGCGCAGATCTGCATCGAGTTAATAGCAAAGCGTTCCTTGGTGGTGAAACATCCGATATGATTGGTAGAAAGTGGACCATGGCCTTGGCTGCTGTTGTCTTTCAAGCTGGCGCAGGTGTAATGGTATTTGCTCCTTCATTTGAAATACTGATGATTGGAAGACTCCTGGCCGGCATTGGAATTGGCTTCGGTGTCATGATTGCCCCTGTTTACATTGCTGAGATATCACCCACCATTGCCAAAGGCTCACTGACCTCCTTCcctgaaatttttataaatcttGGAATTTTACTAGGCTACGTTTCAAACTATGCATTTTCTGGTCTTCCAGCACATATAAACTGGAGGATAATGCTTGGAGTAGGAATTCTGCCTTCAGTGTTCATTGGTTTTGCACTTTTCATAATCCCCGAGTCACCAAGGTGGTTAAAGGAGGCAAGCAGTTGCATTTCAGAGCTATTGTGGTGA
- the LOC117632072 gene encoding UDP-glycosyltransferase 87A1-like codes for MDTSSNVLHVVAVPYPGRGHINPIINLCKLLASRKNDIQITVVVTEEWLGFIGSDPKPNNISFRTIPNVLPSELVRGTNYPAFYEAVMTKMEAPFEKLLDQIHPPVTAIIADIELLWAVPAGRWRNIPVASLSTLSASVFHLLFRNRELNSLGNIMATSDVDSVTVSHVAAMPFPGRGHINPMMNLCKLLASKNPQLLISFVVTEEWRGFISSDPKPDNIRLASIPNVIPPERLKAADFPGFYEAVMTKMEAPFELLLDRLEPPVSAVIADIEVRWGVGFGIRRNIPVSLFWTMSATFLSMLHRFNVFSQNKNIPVEFFDCGDQIPGISSTDLADLGEVFKGNDPKVIKLALECISWVPKAQYLLFTSVYELEPQIFDSLQAEFPFPVYPIGPAIPYLEPEHNCSVSVADNSIDYLKWLDSQPKGSVLYISLGSFLSVSSTQMDEIAAGLRNSGIRYLWVARGEASRLKESCNGEMGLVVSWCEQLKVLCHSSVGGFWTHCGWNSTLEAVFAGVPMLTFPLFLDQLPNSRQIVEEWRIGGRVKTEVQDEKLMTREEIAELVKRFMDLENSDGKEMRKRAKESSDLCHQAIAKGGSSDTNLDNFIRDIGKAPTF; via the exons ATGGATACCTCCTCCAACGTCCTCCATGTAGTGGCGGTGCCTTATCCTGGTAGAGGCCACATCAACCCCATCATCAACCTCTGCAAATTACTAGCTTCCAGGAAAAACGACATTCAAATCACCGTCGTCGTCACCGAAGAGTGGCTTGGCTTCATAGGCTCCGACCCGAAACCCAATAACATCAGCTTCCGTACCATACCCAACGTCCTTCCCTCTGAGCTAGTTCGTGGCACCAACTATCCCGCCTTCTACGAAGCCGTGATGACGAAGATGGAAGCTCCGTTCGAAAAGCTACTGGATCAAATTCATCCTCCGGTGACCGCCATTATAGCCGACATCGAGCTTCTCTGGGCAGTTCCCGCAGGCCGCTGGAGAAATATTCCGGTGGCTTCGCTTTCCACACTGTCGGCGTCGGTTTTTCATCTCCTCTTCCGAAATAGGGAGCTGAATTCATTAGGTAAca TCATGGCTACCTCCGACGTTGACTCAGTCACCGTCAGCCACGTGGCGGCGATGCCATTCCCTGGCCGAGGCCACATCAACCCTATGATGAACCTCTGCAAGTTACTAGCTTCAAAAAACCCCCAACTTCTCATCAGCTTCGTCGTCACCGAAGAGTGGCGCGGGTTTATCAGCTCCGACCCGAAACCCGACAACATCCGGTTGGCCTCCATCCCAAACGTCATCCCTCCCGAGCGTCTCAAAGCCGCCGACTTTCCGGGCTTCTACGAAGCTGTCATGACCAAGATGGAAGCTCCGTTTGAGCTACTGCTCGATCGGCTCGAGCCGCCGGTATCAGCTGTCATAGCTGATATTGAGGTTCGGTGGGGTGTTGGGTTTGGGATTCGGAGGAATATTCCGGTGTCTTTGTTTTGGACTATGTCAGCCACCTTCTTGTCCATGCTACACCGTTTTAATGTTTTCTCACAAAACAAGAACATCCCagttgaattttttg ATTGTGGAGATCAAATACCAGGGATTTCTTCTACTGATTTAGCAGACCTTGGAGAAGTGTTCAAAGGAAACGACCCAAAAGTCATTAAGCTTGCTCTGGAGTGCATTTCATGGGTTCCAAAAGCACAGTATCTTCTGTTTACTTCCGTTTATGAGCTTGAACCTCAAATCTTTGACTCTTTACAAGCAGAATTCCCATTCCCTGTGTACCCAATTGGTCCCGCCATACCTTATCTAGAGCCTGAACACAATTGCTCTGTATCAGTTGCTGACAATAGCATTGACTATCTGAAATGGCTTGATTCTCAGCCGAAAGGCTCTGTCTTGTACATCTCGTTGGGCAGTTTTCTTTCAGTTTCCAGCACCCAAATGGACGAAATTGCAGCAGGGCTGAGGAATAGCGGGATTCGGTACTTGTGGGTTGCTAGGGGGGAGGCTTCTCGGTTGAAAGAGAGCTGCAATGGTGAAATGGGGTTGGTGGTGTCTTGGTGTGAGCAACTGAAAGTGTTGTGCCATTCTTCTGTTGGTGGTTTTTGGACTCATTGTGGGTGGAACTCCACTCTGGAAGCTGTTTTCGCTGGTGTTCCAATGCTTACTTTCCCTCTGTTCCTTGATCAACTGCCCAACAGCAGGCAAATTGTTGAAGAGTGGAGGATTGGCGGGAGGGTTAAGACAGAGGTACAAGATGAGAAATTGATGACAAGGGAAGAAATTGCTGAGCTCGTGAAGAGATTTATGGATCTTGAAAACAGTGATGGGAAAGAAATGCGGAAAAGAGCAAAAGAAAGCAGCGATTTGTGTCATCAAGCAATTGCAAAAGGGGGTTCATCTGATACAAACCTTGATAATTTTATCAGGGATATAGGCAAAGCTCCAACCTTCTAG
- the LOC117631022 gene encoding UDP-glycosyltransferase 87A1-like isoform X2 — MATEKLESIPVCHVVALPYPGRGHINPMMNLCKSLSSKKPDNTLVITFVITEEWHGFIESDPKPDNIEFATLPNVIPSELVRANDFPAFFEAVNTALEAPFERLLDGLESEAPPVSAIVADSFVDWALRVGNRRNIPVASLWTMSASVFTLLQTSSSISIKREKMGTLKDNHISVCHVVALPYPGRGHINPMMNLCKLLSSKKPDNTLLITFVVTEEWHGFIGSDPKPDNIRFATLPNAIPSELVRAKDFPGFVEAVSTKLEAPFEQLVDRLEPPVSAIVADPYVVWAVRVGNRRNIPVAALWPMSASVFSFFHHFELLKQNGHFPLDVTERGDEIVDYIPGLGTTSIADLPTVFSVDGQKVLDRAIEAVSGVADKAQYLLSTSVYELEPQVFDTLKAKFAFPVYPIGPSIPHLELSESPPTDHNDLNNWLDSQPKHSVLYISLGSFLSVSKSQMDEIVAGVRNSGVRFLWVARGDASKLKDGVGDKGLVVPWCDQLRVLCHDSIGGFWSHCGWNSTLEAVYAGLPVLTCPIFWDQMPDSKQIVEDWKIGYRVLKKKVGAAEHEHLVTREEIAELVQRFMDLESKEGKEMRKRAKQLQETCHGAIAKGGSSDKNLDAFIEDISRGHHH; from the exons ATGGCCACAGAAAAACTTGAGTCAATCCCCGTCTGCCACGTGGTGGCCCTGCCTTATCCCGGCAGAGGACACATCAACCCCATGATGAACCTCTGTAAATCACTGTCTTCAAAGAAACCCGACAACACCCTCGTCATCACCTTCGTCATCACGGAAGAGTGGCACGGCTTCATCGAATCCGACCCGAAACCCGACAACATCGAGTTTGCGACGCTACCAAACGTCATCCCCTCCGAGCTGGTCCGTGCTAACGACTTTCCGGCATTCTTTGAGGCCGTGAACACAGCATTGGAAGCTCCCTTCGAGCGGCTTCTGGATGGGCTCGAGTCTGAGGCGCCTCCAGTGAGCGCCATAGTTGCTGACTCTTTTGTTGACTGGGCCCTGAGGGTCGGGAACCGGAGGAATATTCCGGTGGCTTCACTGTGGACAATGTCGGCGTCGGTGTTTACG CTTCTTcaaacttcatcttcaatctccataaaaagagagaaaatgggaaCACTAAAAGACAACCACATCTCAGTCTGCCACGTGGTGGCGCTACCCTATCCCGGCAGAGGCCACATCAACCCCATGATGAACCTCTGCAAACTCCTATCCTCAAAGAAACCCGACAACACACTCCTCATCACCTTCGTCGTCACCGAGGAGTGGCACGGCTTCATCGGATCCGACCCAAAACCTGACAACATCCGATTCGCCACGCTACCAAACGCCATCCCCTCCGAGCTCGTCCGAGCAAAAGACTTTCCTGGCTTCGTGGAAGCCGTGAGCACCAAGTTGGAAGCTCCGTTTGAGCAGCTTGTGGACCGGCTCGAGCCGCCGGTGAGCGCCATAGTTGCTGATCCGTACGTTGTTTGGGCTGTGAGGGTCGGGAACAGGAGGAATATTCCGGTGGCTGCGCTTTGGCCTATGTCGGCGTCGGTGTTCTCATTTTTCCATCACTTTGAGCTCCTCAAACAGAACGGACACTTCCCTCTTGATGTGACAG AGCGTGGAGATGAGATAGTAGACTATATCCCTGGACTTGGCACCACGTCCATTGCAGACCTTCCCACAGTATTCTCTGTAGACGGTCAAAAGGTCCTGGACAGAGCCATTGAAGCTGTTTCTGGAGTAGCAGATAAAGCACAATATCTTTTGTCCACTTCAGTCTACGAGCTTGAGCCTCAAGTCTTTGACACTTTGAAAGCCAAATTTGCTTTCCCTGTCTACCCAATTGGCCCAAGCATACCTCACCTTGAGCTTTCAGAAAGTCCTCCCACTGATCACAATGACCTCAACAACTGGCTTGATTCTCAACCTAAACACTCAGTCTTGTACATCTCTCTGGGAAGCTTCCTCTCGGTTTCGAAATCCCAAATGGATGAAATTGTCGCTGGGGTGCGGAATAGTGGTGTTAGGTTCTTGTGGGTGGCTCGTGGGGATGCCTCTAAGTTGAAGGACGGCGTTGGTGATAAGGGTTTGGTGGTGCCTTGGTGTGACCAATTGAGGGTGTTGTGTCATGATTCTATTGGTGGGTTTTGGTCACATTGTGGTTGGAATTCAACTTTGGAAGCTGTTTATGCTGGTCTTCCAGTTCTCACTTGCCCTATATTTTGGGATCAAATGCCTGATTCTAAGCAAATTGTAGAAGATTGGAAGATTGGATACAGGGTGCTGAAGAAGAAGGTGGGGGCTGCTGAACATGAACATTTGGTGACCAGAGAGGAGATTGCAGAACTTGTGCAGAGGTTTATGGATCTTGAAAGCAAGGAGGGGAAAGAGATGAGGAAAAGAGCGAAACAACTTCAGGAGACTTGTCACGGAGCAATTGCTAAAGGTGGCTCATCTGACAAGAACCTTGATGCTTTTATTGAGGATATTTCTCGAGGCCATCACCACTAA
- the LOC117631022 gene encoding UDP-glycosyltransferase 87A1-like isoform X1, translating into MATEKLESIPVCHVVALPYPGRGHINPMMNLCKSLSSKKPDNTLVITFVITEEWHGFIESDPKPDNIEFATLPNVIPSELVRANDFPAFFEAVNTALEAPFERLLDGLESEAPPVSAIVADSFVDWALRVGNRRNIPVASLWTMSASVFTVLHSFELLKQKGHFPADLSERGDEIIDYIPGINTTSIADLPTVFFGDNHQKVLHRAIETVAQVVEKAKYLLFTSVHELEPQVFDTFKTKFALPVYPIGPAIPHFELSKSLPINRNDALGYLYWLDSQPKQSVLYISLGSFLSVSKAQMDEIVAGVQNSSVRFLWVARGDASKLKDGVGDKGLVVPWCDQLRVLCHDSIGGFWSHCGWNSTLEAVYAGLPILTCPIFWDQVPNAKQIVEDWKIGYRVLKKKVGGAEHEHLVTREEIAELVQRFMDLEIKEGKEMRERARQLQETCHRAIAEGGSSDTNLDAFIKDISQGGHH; encoded by the exons ATGGCCACAGAAAAACTTGAGTCAATCCCCGTCTGCCACGTGGTGGCCCTGCCTTATCCCGGCAGAGGACACATCAACCCCATGATGAACCTCTGTAAATCACTGTCTTCAAAGAAACCCGACAACACCCTCGTCATCACCTTCGTCATCACGGAAGAGTGGCACGGCTTCATCGAATCCGACCCGAAACCCGACAACATCGAGTTTGCGACGCTACCAAACGTCATCCCCTCCGAGCTGGTCCGTGCTAACGACTTTCCGGCATTCTTTGAGGCCGTGAACACAGCATTGGAAGCTCCCTTCGAGCGGCTTCTGGATGGGCTCGAGTCTGAGGCGCCTCCAGTGAGCGCCATAGTTGCTGACTCTTTTGTTGACTGGGCCCTGAGGGTCGGGAACCGGAGGAATATTCCGGTGGCTTCACTGTGGACAATGTCGGCGTCGGTGTTTACGGTGCTCCATAGCTTTGAGCTGCTCAAACAGAAGGGCCACTTCCCTGCTGACTTGTCAG AGCGTGGAGATGAGATAATAGACTACATCCCTGGAATCAACACCACAAGCATTGCAGATCTTCCCACAGTATTCTTTGGGGACAATCATCAAAAAGTCCTCCACAGAGCTATTGAAACTGTTGCTCAAGTAgtagaaaaagcaaaatatctTTTGTTCACTTCAGTCCATGAGCTCGAACCCCAAGTCTTTGACACGTTCAAAACCAAATTTGCGCTGCCTGTCTACCCTATTGGCCCAGCCATACCTCACTTTGAACTTTCTAAAAGTCTACCCATAAATCGCAATGATGCCCTCGGTTATCTATATTGGCTAGATTCTCAGCCCAAACAGTCAGTCCTGTACATCTCCCTGGGAAGCTTCCTTTCAGTTTCAAAAGCCCAAATGGATGAAATTGTTGCTGGGGTGCAGAACAGTAGTGTTAGGTTCTTGTGGGTTGCTCGTGGGGATGCCTCTAAGTTGAAGGATGGTGTTGGTGATAAGGGTTTGGTGGTGCCTTGGTGTGACCAATTGAGGGTGTTGTGTCATGATTCTATTGGGGGGTTTTGGTCACATTGTGGTTGGAATTCAACTTTGGAAGCTGTTTATGCTGGCCTTCCAATTCTCACTTGTCCTATATTTTGGGACCAAGTTCCCAATGCTAAGCAAATTGTGGAAGATTGGAAGATTGGATACAGGGtattgaagaagaaggtggGGGGTGCTGAACATGAACATTTGGTGACCAGAGAGGAAATTGCTGAACTTGTGCAGAGGTTTATGGATCTCGAAATCAAGGAGGGGAAGGAGATGAGGGAAAGAGCAAGACAACTTCAAGAGACTTGTCATAGAGCAATTGCTGAAGGTGGCTCATCTGACACCAACCTTGATGCGTTTATCAAGGATATTTCACAAGGAGGTCACCATTAA